A window of Metopolophium dirhodum isolate CAU chromosome 6, ASM1992520v1, whole genome shotgun sequence genomic DNA:
CTTTTAGGAcggtaaaaatgctttgatttttttcaacagtttttgtcaaaaatttgttttgtataaaaattcccACTTTCccttaattttagtttttttcggaAACTACTGAAAATTTACTTTAGACCCTCGAAATCCAACTAGGTTCAAttcctactaaaaaaaaaaaaatgctgaagTAGATAATcacgaaatatttttactgccctaaaagTTAATAACAGATGACAGACGGAAAAgaaagatgaaataaaaaacatactccatcgtaaaatcaatacattctttcgctcaactcagaatctaaataaaaatatctttgcCACGTCCACACGGGCAACGACAGGCGGGACAGCTAGTCAGTagtcatacataataattaccttattattaatttaataaattatcaacccTTAAGCAATTTTCCATTTCGAATTAAATTCATTtcgcattttatttaaatccattTTTTCCGATCGTACTGTACTAATAGGAGTAGGTACATATACCACGGACAAGTATAAAACGCACTAActgtgtaaaatataacaatcgtATTTACCATACTACGCATAAAGTACTCACTACTAAACGCCAAACGGACTGTGTTGAGTGTGATAATAACATAACAgttttgataaaacaaataaatatcacgataaatatattatgcgatAGGCGATAGCTAGGCCGAAATTTGTTTTGTAGCTAAATGGTATACGGACTTTTGACCCCCTTGAAATTTGTTACCCAACCGTAATCGAAAGAATTCAATCCGAAATCAGTTGATaactatatttatgtttataaaaaaatcacggtttttttaaatgcagtgttataatattatgttattaaacattacatttttaattattcaatttttattgataatgattattattattacatcttatatgctaaatatattttacaaagacAAATACTGTGGTGTAAATGGTCCTGTATGTACAAATCCTATAGGTGTCACAGGTCGAGTGTCAAATGTCCTGGATTCAgctaaatatacataattaatacgagaggattttgtttatattctcaatttaaaatttaaaattagtaataagaAAGCGTGTGATGTGTCATATGTGATAATATTGCTTAATAAAATGCCAAAATTATGACAATTTCCCTAAATTGTCAACGTTTtggtaacaaatatattatgtatgtttatattatgcttaatgccttaatattaactaatattaatatacaagttAATCTTATAGGATACAAAaaacaagatttaaaaaataatataaataatagatacccACTTGTTTCCAgttcctaaatataatatattattaattatattttaaactatttatcgTCGTTTAGCTGGATGTTAAATCTGTTCAAAACAGGACGAAAAAGAGATTTAGAAGAAGATGATTTGTATAAGACATTAAACGATCACACTTCATCATTATTGGGAAACGAATTAGAGaagtaattcaataaataaaataatatatcgtaggtacttgtttataatttattgtatatatattttttttttaccaaagtAAATGGAATTTAGAATTGACAAGTGCATTTAAGCGGGAGCAAAAACCCAGCTTGACGAGAGCCTTGATTCAAATGTCTGCTGCTCGATATATGTTTTATGGTTTTTTACTGttcattgataaaattatattgaagtaagaattacataatacatttttatcatattttagatattatcaaCAACTTGATACACATTAATTTTAGGATTGCGgcagtttattaaatatgcaGTTTTATGATAATCCGTTACCTACATATGAATTTCAGTTACCATACTTACCATATATAGAACCAAGtttaatttacacaaaatgACGGTTTTTTCTCCAAatgcaatatttaaatgatttatattcaCATGACCACATAAATTACCAAACAATTACCACGTAATTTTGGTGGTTTTTCATAatgtgaattatattatattttactgatttaCTATCAACAGTTACACTCAGCGTATTTAAtacaagtttaaatatttaaaagtattaaaaatataataattaatgggtACCTaactagaaatattaataactcaacttttataattcaataaaaaaataattcaaattttttagaaaagtcaAATATTTAAAGTACTTATCCACTTACATAATAATGTGCAATTCGAAAAGAttaatgtgtataggtataggtgttttatttgttgttagttattttatatttattcaaaatatgtatagataacttaaccatacaaattaaatacgtttacgaaaaaaaaaaaaagaaattggaaattgtaggtatataataatatgtacgtgcGAGTAAGttggatattataaaatttaaaaagtagttatacttagatatttgtgtatattttaaagtaaaaaataacaaaaagtttTAGTATGTTATATATGCAAATAAATCGTTTGTGTGTGTGCTTTCAGAATGTCTCAACCGCTATTTATTGGAGGAATATTAGCGTATTTCAATCCAGTTGGTCCCGACAAAGCTGACTTAGGATATGCATACATGTGTGCATTTGGCCTAGTGTTTAGCATGTTCACTTCGATGGTCTTGCAAAATGTAACACTTATAGAAATATTACATTGCGGTATGAAAATGCGAATCGCTTGCTGTTCGATGATATTTAGAAaagtacatatacatattatagtaactatacaaatataatatatatattcaataaacgCACAAATAACATGTACTTTGTAGGTacataacaatatgtaaaaCTGTTTAGTTAGATGTAACCCCGTTATGTCCCAAACGTTGAAATAAGAAacgaattaatataaattattgagtgTAAAATGTTGATTGAATATTGTGACATAcgtgtttaaaatatgtatttatgtaaaataattcgaATCTCggttactttttataaaaagtgaatagtaattagtaacaatatatttattttataacaactcTAATCACGAGTGctttaagttttaatacaaatatctaCTGTTCTGTGAAATTCTAAacgatatagtattatagtaggtacttattaaccGTAAGCAAACTATGTTTAATTCAAtcttcgataaaaaaaaaatactgtaatcagctaaaattcttaaaatctgGTTCTAAatacagttatttattatttaatttttttttaaatattatacaataatgattCTTGTTGATCTAATACTTACTAAAAGGTTTGCAAATAATTccaacatttttcttttatttaattacaatttttaaatcatattatttaatatttacaagtaCTTAAAATACATCTACCTAgtcgtgtttaaaaaaaatgtaattgtaactaaaattaaaaatatttttgatcttTACAGTCGTTACGTCTGAGTAACACTGCTATTGGTGAAACCACGGTCGGTCAAGTGATAAATTTATTATCCAATGATGTAAATCGGTTCGATAGAGCTGCGACATTTCTTCACTACTTATGGATCGGTCCCCTACAATCAATTGTGGTCACGTATTTTTTGTGGCAGGAAATAGGCGTATCTTCATTATTGAGCATTGCTgtcatgattttaataattccaTTTCAAGGTTTGTGGAATgtgaactatttaaatttactagaaaaattatgtaggtacatggaACAACATTGTTATATTTCTAGGATGGCTTGGGAAAAAAATTGCCGAAAATCGACTGAAAACAGCCAAAACAACCGACGAGAGAATACGTTTAATGAATGAAATCATTTCTGgcattaaagtaattaaaatgtacacctgggaaaatctattttcaaaatgtgtaaaatatataagaaagtATGTTTTTATAAGTCGTATaagattgtattaaataattataagtataggtacataatatacatattatatacgtatataaatgtttatataattgtagaAAAGAAATTGAACACGTAAAAATATCATCATACATCAGAGATACTTTGACGTCGTTAGCAATAATTCAAACAAGATTTCAACTATTTATTAGCATTTTGTCATACGTGTTACTAGGAAATTATATTACCGTGCAAAAAGTAATGAATGCATGATCTTCTCTACTTTGatatgatactatattataatacgtttaacACTTTTAGATTTTTGTCATAACCACATACTTCAGTATACTAATGCCCACAATGACTTTTTTCTTTTGTCAAGGTCTGGGACAAATTTCAGAATTGAAAGTTTCAATAAAACGCATACAGGTATTCAAATGATACAAACAGTTATGTTAATTAAGTTATAAGaacttaaaaatgatattaactaaaattacaGAATTTTTTATTGCACGAAGAAAAAGatgatcatattattgtacCAAATCAATCTATTTCTGAAAAACCAATGATTATAAGTCATAATGAAATAACAAAgcctgataataatattaccgtcATAAAAGATGACATCGgacgtttaaataatttttgtatggtCATTTCGAAAGCTACAGCTAAGTGGACAGACAATCAAACCAGCAATTCTTTAGAAAACATATCACTAGCCGTAAGACCTGGTAGCTTGGTCGCAATCGTTGGTACCGTAGGAGCGGGAAAAgtttgtgatattttaatatttgccaACGTTTTTGTGAAATTGCCACTATAGTATTTGTATTATAGAGTTCATTAATTCAAGCAATTTTACGAGAATTACCACTTTCTGATGGTGTCATACATGTGCGAGGTGTAATTTCTTACGCGTCCCAAGAACCGTGGATATTCGCTGGATCTGTTCAACAGAATATTGTGTTCAATTCACCAATGGATAAGGATCGTTACAAACAAGTAAATATTTGCCCATTATATACAATGCAATCTGCTTATCTGcgtgtaaaatttaatttttttaatttggttctaaaataggtaatacaagTATGTACATTGAAAAGTGATTTTGAACAGTTTCCGTACGGTGATAAAACGATCGTGGGAGAAAGAGGAGTTACTCTAAGTGGCGGACAAAGAGTTAGAATAAATTTAGCTAGGTAAATATGCACATAAATACagcagataaaatatttattattttgtattggcGGACACATTTTCTTTCAGAGCTTTATACAAACAAgcggatatttatttattggataACCCTCTTTCAGCGGTTGACGCGAACGTTGGAAGTCATTTATTTGAAATAGGCATAAAAGGTTATTATacaaaaagattaatttttaactttaataaatcTTACATTAATTGAATAGGTTTCCTCAAAGAAAAAACTTGTATTCTCGTTACTCATCGATTGCAATGTTTAGCCGATATGGATCAAATTGTGGTCatggaaaatgtaaatattaacattttaactataatcACTGATACGATTAACAGAGTTTCGTTTATTCCAGGCAAACATATTAGCAAAGGGTACATATGAAGAACTTCAGGCGTCTAATATAgacttaaaaaatcatattcaatCTTTAAAGTTACCAAATGATGAATATACCATTAGTAATGAAAGCATTATAAGTTCTGAACAAAAGTCCGCTTTTGAACGCCATGCGTCTGTGGCAAGTATCAAAATGTCAATTAGTGAAAGTAATAACAGTGAAAATACAGCAGAGCCCACTGGAATGATTGAGCCCCGAACTTATGGAAATGTTTCATACGttgtctatttattatattttttggctGGTGGAAAGAagtgcaaaatattattctttacttTTATCTGTATTCTCACTCAAGTATTGTCTTCTGTGGGAGATTTCTGGATAACGTATTGGTAATGTAAATGTACAGATAGCTaatgaagaataaaatattgactttttaaaaattcaggGTAAGCTTAGaagaacatatttttcaaaatgaaagTAGTGTGTCtacatcaatatttaatgattcATTAAGTAATATTTGGTGGATGACAATTTCTCGACAGACCTGTATCAATGTTTTTGGATGTATCACACTTTTCTTGATTTTAATTACGACCATCAGATTAATTACATTTGTATCGATTAGTATGAGTGCTTCTAtacatttacacaataatatgtttgatactTTAATCAGAGCAACAATATACttctttaatacaaatttatcaggtaataataattttaaatatttgtttgatttcttaatagttttatttgattttttttgtttagggtCTATTCTTAACCGTTTTTCAAAGGACATGGGAACTATTGATGAGATGTTACCTGTATCATTGTTAGACTGTATACACGTAATTAAATAGTACATTTCTTTTATAGaaaatagatacctacctaacagaacaaaaatcttttttaatatacatttttattaatagaatGGATTGAACCTTTTGGGAGTATTGATAgttgttggaattataaatatatatcttatGATTCCAGCTATCATAttagcatttattttttacaaaatcactgttttttatttgtcattatcACGGAGTGTTAAACGATTGGAAGGAAGTAGTAAGTAGAGATAATAAAGTGTAagaattactatatatatagtatattttttaacatattattattcattttgtgGGTTTTGTAATGAACGAATAATTAGCACGTAGTCCTGCATTCACTCATTTGAATGCAACTATTCAAGGTTTGACGACAATAAGAGCATTTAAAGCTGAAAATATATTGTCAAAAGAATTTGATAATCACCAGGTAATaagctataaatataaaaatgtgtcatACAGGTAATATAGTATGTGAAAATATTACAGGACTTACATTCGTCGGcgtggtatttatttataacatcaaGTAGAGCATTTGCCTTTTGGTTGGATTTAATTTGCTTTATGTATACAAGCATAGTTACATTTAGCTTCATAGTAATCAGTAACagtaagattattataaatgtattgctTACAATGatacattgtttaaaaaaataaatatttgctaataataattaataatcgtacTCAGCAACATTTGGAGGAAATGTTGGCCTAGCTATTTCACAAACTTGTGGACTGGCTGGTTTGGTTCAATTTGGCATGCGGCAAACGGCGGAATTAGAAAATCATATGACGTCAGTTGAAAGAGTTCTGGAATACACAAATGCTCCACAAGAATGTTCGTTTGAATCATCTACAGGTAAATCAATTGTATTAATCGAGTTGATGGATAACaggtagatataataattatcttgaCGCAAAGTAGCATTTTATTACTTGTTTAATTGAATACAATgtttgtcaaatttaaaaaatcgcATAAaggtaacaataattgttatgagTGAAGATGGTCGTCCGCCTATATTACTATGATGTATTATACATCATGAtatgttttttgataaaaatgatataaataaaagacggtcctctaataattattatttcatattttttctttcccaaattatttttgaaaattctcagGATCTTCAATTATGACCTCCTAAAAGTGCCTAATACATCCAATTTTCTACCAAAACCCCCCATCGACGTTGATAACTATAGTATTTatcaaatcaatacattcaacgctcaactcaaaattaaaaatttaaatttatatttattatgctaATAATATGCTAACGTTTTGCTAATATTGCTCtaaagttcaaaattaaaaatattagattaataaAACACAGAGATCTAAACTGAAAAAATCATAACAtgtttgtttgtataaaataagttgTGGCGTGATTAGTGTCAACTTATGTGTTATAAGTTTTAAGTGTCTCTATAAGATAACAT
This region includes:
- the LOC132946959 gene encoding ATP-binding cassette sub-family C member 4-like isoform X1 — protein: MYRLISDVDKKVQRPQHPRENANIFEIISYSWMLNLFKTGRKRDLEEDDLYKTLNDHTSSLLGNELENKWNLELTSAFKREQKPSLTRALIQMSAARYMFYGFLLFIDKIILKMSQPLFIGGILAYFNPVGPDKADLGYAYMCAFGLVFSMFTSMVLQNVTLIEILHCGMKMRIACCSMIFRKSLRLSNTAIGETTVGQVINLLSNDVNRFDRAATFLHYLWIGPLQSIVVTYFLWQEIGVSSLLSIAVMILIIPFQGWLGKKIAENRLKTAKTTDERIRLMNEIISGIKVIKMYTWENLFSKCVKYIRKKEIEHVKISSYIRDTLTSLAIIQTRFQLFISILSYVLLGNYITVQKIFVITTYFSILMPTMTFFFCQGLGQISELKVSIKRIQNFLLHEEKDDHIIVPNQSISEKPMIISHNEITKPDNNITVIKDDIGRLNNFCMVISKATAKWTDNQTSNSLENISLAVRPGSLVAIVGTVGAGKSSLIQAILRELPLSDGVIHVRGVISYASQEPWIFAGSVQQNIVFNSPMDKDRYKQVIQVCTLKSDFEQFPYGDKTIVGERGVTLSGGQRVRINLARALYKQADIYLLDNPLSAVDANVGSHLFEIGIKGFLKEKTCILVTHRLQCLADMDQIVVMENANILAKGTYEELQASNIDLKNHIQSLKLPNDEYTISNESIISSEQKSAFERHASVASIKMSISESNNSENTAEPTGMIEPRTYGNVSYVVYLLYFLAGGKKCKILFFTFICILTQVLSSVGDFWITYWVSLEEHIFQNESSVSTSIFNDSLSNIWWMTISRQTCINVFGCITLFLILITTIRLITFVSISMSASIHLHNNMFDTLIRATIYFFNTNLSGSILNRFSKDMGTIDEMLPVSLLDCIHNGLNLLGVLIVVGIINIYLMIPAIILAFIFYKITVFYLSLSRSVKRLEGSTRSPAFTHLNATIQGLTTIRAFKAENILSKEFDNHQDLHSSAWYLFITSSRAFAFWLDLICFMYTSIVTFSFIVISNTTFGGNVGLAISQTCGLAGLVQFGMRQTAELENHMTSVERVLEYTNAPQECSFESSTDKLLSLKWPLNGSIIFKNFYLRYSPKAPYAINNLNIHIESMQKIGIVGRTGAGKSSLIAALFRLAINEGNIIIDDKEIHELGLNVLRSKLSIIPQEPVLFSGTMRTNLDPFNEYSDHILLNALDEVELKGVVENLPNGLSTKMSEGGSNFSIGQRQLICLARAIIRCNKILILDEATANVDPHTDALIQNTIRYKFRTCTVLTIAHRLNTVMDSDKVLVMDKGIMVEFDHPYNLLQNKEGAFYKLVEQTGPVTSDVLHRIAEESYHSISLVAEPKSESFVNDEVGISTKNV
- the LOC132946959 gene encoding ATP-binding cassette sub-family C member 4-like isoform X2 is translated as MLIKRYNGLSIQGKMQIFLKSFHTGRKRDLEEDDLYKTLNDHTSSLLGNELENKWNLELTSAFKREQKPSLTRALIQMSAARYMFYGFLLFIDKIILKMSQPLFIGGILAYFNPVGPDKADLGYAYMCAFGLVFSMFTSMVLQNVTLIEILHCGMKMRIACCSMIFRKSLRLSNTAIGETTVGQVINLLSNDVNRFDRAATFLHYLWIGPLQSIVVTYFLWQEIGVSSLLSIAVMILIIPFQGWLGKKIAENRLKTAKTTDERIRLMNEIISGIKVIKMYTWENLFSKCVKYIRKKEIEHVKISSYIRDTLTSLAIIQTRFQLFISILSYVLLGNYITVQKIFVITTYFSILMPTMTFFFCQGLGQISELKVSIKRIQNFLLHEEKDDHIIVPNQSISEKPMIISHNEITKPDNNITVIKDDIGRLNNFCMVISKATAKWTDNQTSNSLENISLAVRPGSLVAIVGTVGAGKSSLIQAILRELPLSDGVIHVRGVISYASQEPWIFAGSVQQNIVFNSPMDKDRYKQVIQVCTLKSDFEQFPYGDKTIVGERGVTLSGGQRVRINLARALYKQADIYLLDNPLSAVDANVGSHLFEIGIKGFLKEKTCILVTHRLQCLADMDQIVVMENANILAKGTYEELQASNIDLKNHIQSLKLPNDEYTISNESIISSEQKSAFERHASVASIKMSISESNNSENTAEPTGMIEPRTYGNVSYVVYLLYFLAGGKKCKILFFTFICILTQVLSSVGDFWITYWVSLEEHIFQNESSVSTSIFNDSLSNIWWMTISRQTCINVFGCITLFLILITTIRLITFVSISMSASIHLHNNMFDTLIRATIYFFNTNLSGSILNRFSKDMGTIDEMLPVSLLDCIHNGLNLLGVLIVVGIINIYLMIPAIILAFIFYKITVFYLSLSRSVKRLEGSTRSPAFTHLNATIQGLTTIRAFKAENILSKEFDNHQDLHSSAWYLFITSSRAFAFWLDLICFMYTSIVTFSFIVISNTTFGGNVGLAISQTCGLAGLVQFGMRQTAELENHMTSVERVLEYTNAPQECSFESSTDKLLSLKWPLNGSIIFKNFYLRYSPKAPYAINNLNIHIESMQKIGIVGRTGAGKSSLIAALFRLAINEGNIIIDDKEIHELGLNVLRSKLSIIPQEPVLFSGTMRTNLDPFNEYSDHILLNALDEVELKGVVENLPNGLSTKMSEGGSNFSIGQRQLICLARAIIRCNKILILDEATANVDPHTDALIQNTIRYKFRTCTVLTIAHRLNTVMDSDKVLVMDKGIMVEFDHPYNLLQNKEGAFYKLVEQTGPVTSDVLHRIAEESYHSISLVAEPKSESFVNDEVGISTKNV